The Vitis riparia cultivar Riparia Gloire de Montpellier isolate 1030 chromosome 10, EGFV_Vit.rip_1.0, whole genome shotgun sequence genome includes a region encoding these proteins:
- the LOC117923489 gene encoding 60S ribosomal protein L18a-like protein has translation MSEEGKSRGLAGQQSNQIPYGTFQGVANYPPLPPAHHPQPVIGIPQPVPPPGYYSHGYQTVPGYAVVEGRPVRERRLPCCGIGIGWLLFIIGFFCAAIPWYIGAFILLCVRVDYREKPGLIACTIATVLAVIAITLGVTKGTHAW, from the exons ATGAGCGAAGAAGGGAAGAGCAGAGGCCTCGCCGGCCAACAATCTAATCAGATTCCCTACGGCACGTTTCAAGGCGTCGCCAACTACCCTCCTCTGCCACCTGCTCATCATCCTCAGCCGGTCATCGGTATTCCTCAGCCTGTTCCTCCGCCTGGTTACTACTCTCATGGATACCAAACTGTTCCAG GCTATGCTGTTGTTGAAGGGAGGCCAGTGAGAGAGCGGCGTCTTCCCTGCTGCGGTATTGGTATTGGTTGGTTATT gTTTATCATTGGTTTCTTTTGTGCTGCCATTCCATGGTATATTGGAGCTTTCATTCTACTTTGTGTTCGAGTTGATTACAGAGAAAAACCTGGACTTATTGCATGCACAATAGCT ACTGTTCTAGCCGTGATTGCCATTACTCTTGGTGTAACAAAGGGAACACACGCATGGTGA